From Demequina capsici, one genomic window encodes:
- the nagB gene encoding glucosamine-6-phosphate deaminase, producing the protein MAEIVLAKDRNEAGAIVADHIAGLVSANPETVLGVATGSTPLPVYEALAAKAAAGVDFSHVSAYALDEYVGLPVEHPESYRSVITHEFQDRVGADPSRVHVPDGALAGIETAGERYEALLAASGGVDLQILGIGTTGHIGFNEPGSSFGSLTRVKTLTEQTRIDNARFFDSLDQVPIHCVTQGLGTILRARHLVLLAFGEGKAEALAASVEGPVSSSMPGSAIQLHPHVTVVVDDAAASRLRNMDYYRWAYDHKPTWQGL; encoded by the coding sequence GTGGCTGAGATCGTCCTCGCGAAGGACAGGAACGAGGCCGGCGCGATCGTCGCCGACCACATCGCGGGGCTGGTGTCCGCGAACCCTGAGACCGTGCTCGGTGTGGCGACGGGCTCCACGCCGCTGCCCGTGTACGAAGCGCTGGCGGCGAAGGCTGCCGCGGGCGTCGACTTCTCCCACGTGAGCGCGTATGCGCTCGACGAGTACGTCGGCCTGCCTGTGGAGCATCCCGAGAGCTACCGTTCGGTGATCACGCACGAGTTCCAGGACCGCGTGGGTGCGGACCCTTCGCGCGTGCATGTGCCCGACGGCGCGCTCGCCGGCATCGAGACGGCGGGGGAGCGCTACGAGGCGCTGCTGGCCGCGTCAGGAGGCGTGGACCTGCAGATCCTCGGCATCGGCACCACCGGGCACATCGGCTTCAACGAGCCGGGGTCGTCGTTCGGGTCGCTCACACGCGTGAAGACGCTGACCGAGCAGACCCGGATCGACAACGCCCGTTTCTTCGACTCGCTGGACCAGGTGCCCATCCACTGCGTCACCCAGGGGCTTGGCACGATCCTGCGCGCGCGTCACCTGGTGCTGCTCGCGTTCGGCGAGGGAAAGGCCGAGGCGCTCGCCGCGTCGGTCGAGGGCCCCGTGTCGTCGTCCATGCCCGGCTCCGCGATCCAGCTGCACCCGCACGTCACGGTCGTGGTGGACGACGCCGCGGCCTCGCGCCTGCGCAACATGGACTACTACCGGTGGGCGTACGACCACAAGCCGACGTGGCAGGGTCTGTAG
- the purU gene encoding formyltetrahydrofolate deformylase: MTDAATTRRYVLSLSCPDRPGIVHAVSGTLAEHGGNITESQQFGDADTGLFFMRVEFEVPAEQDTLEGAFGALGERFAMTWRLDVAGRRMRTVVMVSKAAHCVNDLLVRERASTLPVDIVAVVGNHPTLRSLAEFYGKPFHHIPVTADTKATAEAKVLDLVDELDAELVVLARYMQILSPEMCGALKGRAINIHHSFLPSFKGARPYFQAHDRGVKLIGATAHYVTADLDEGPIIEQDIERVDHSYTPESLTATGADVERRALARAVRWHAEHRVLLDGHRTIVFK, translated from the coding sequence ATGACGGACGCCGCCACGACTCGCCGCTACGTGCTCAGCCTCTCCTGCCCCGACCGCCCTGGCATCGTCCACGCCGTGTCTGGCACGCTCGCCGAGCACGGTGGCAACATCACCGAGTCGCAGCAGTTCGGCGACGCCGACACGGGGCTGTTCTTCATGCGCGTCGAGTTCGAGGTGCCTGCCGAGCAGGACACGCTGGAGGGCGCGTTCGGCGCCCTGGGCGAGCGGTTCGCGATGACGTGGCGCCTCGACGTGGCCGGTCGACGCATGCGCACCGTCGTCATGGTGTCCAAGGCCGCGCACTGCGTGAACGACCTGCTGGTCCGCGAACGTGCAAGCACGCTGCCGGTGGACATCGTCGCGGTCGTGGGCAACCACCCGACGCTGCGGTCGCTCGCCGAGTTCTACGGCAAGCCGTTCCACCACATCCCCGTGACCGCCGACACCAAGGCGACAGCGGAGGCGAAGGTGCTGGACCTGGTCGACGAGCTCGACGCCGAGCTCGTGGTGCTCGCGCGCTACATGCAGATCCTCTCCCCCGAGATGTGCGGCGCGCTCAAGGGCCGCGCGATCAACATCCACCACTCGTTCCTGCCCAGCTTCAAGGGCGCACGCCCGTACTTCCAGGCGCACGACCGGGGCGTCAAGCTGATCGGCGCCACCGCGCACTACGTCACCGCCGACCTGGACGAGGGCCCGATCATCGAGCAGGACATCGAGCGCGTGGATCACTCGTACACCCCCGAGTCGCTCACGGCCACGGGGGCCGACGTGGAGCGCCGCGCGCTCGCCCGCGCAGTGCGCTGGCACGCCGAGCACCGAGTGCTGCTGGACGGCCACCGCACGATCGTCTTCAAGTAG
- a CDS encoding ROK family protein, translating into MHLGIDIGGTKTDAVLVSPDGVVLHRHVVPSGKGNGEVVTQAVLAAATVCDAAGISPGDAASVGVGIPGSVLDGVVSHAQNLGITRLDLASSLAEAWGVRPVVDNDVNAGAVGAWVAAGGEARSIAFLNLGTGLAAGLILDGKVWRGARGAAGEIGHISVDPHGPLGPDSLPGGLETYASGSGVALQSGGAPAVQVLAAADTDAGSARIREGLFFGVATAVRLLVLTLDVEEVLLGGGLTRMGEPLLDGTRRVIRGWERNSRFLASVDLTARMSVLDPETPVAAIGAAMRGAGRG; encoded by the coding sequence ATGCACCTCGGCATCGACATCGGCGGCACCAAGACCGACGCCGTGCTCGTCTCTCCGGACGGCGTGGTGCTGCACCGGCACGTGGTCCCGTCGGGCAAGGGCAATGGCGAGGTCGTCACCCAGGCGGTGCTCGCCGCCGCGACGGTGTGCGACGCGGCCGGGATCTCGCCCGGCGACGCGGCGTCCGTGGGCGTGGGAATCCCCGGGTCGGTCCTGGATGGGGTGGTCAGCCATGCGCAGAACCTTGGGATCACTCGCCTCGACCTTGCATCGTCCCTGGCAGAGGCCTGGGGTGTGCGTCCTGTGGTCGACAACGACGTGAACGCGGGTGCCGTCGGCGCCTGGGTGGCCGCGGGCGGCGAGGCGCGATCCATCGCGTTCCTCAACCTCGGCACGGGGCTTGCTGCAGGCCTGATCCTCGACGGAAAGGTGTGGCGCGGCGCGCGCGGTGCTGCCGGCGAGATTGGCCACATCTCCGTCGATCCGCACGGTCCGCTGGGACCCGACAGCCTTCCCGGCGGTCTCGAGACCTACGCCTCCGGCAGCGGAGTCGCCCTCCAATCGGGAGGTGCCCCTGCGGTGCAGGTCCTTGCCGCAGCGGACACGGATGCCGGCTCGGCTCGGATCCGTGAGGGCCTGTTCTTCGGGGTGGCCACCGCGGTGCGGCTGCTCGTGCTGACCCTGGATGTGGAGGAGGTGCTCCTGGGTGGCGGCCTGACCCGCATGGGCGAGCCTCTGCTCGACGGCACGCGACGCGTCATCCGAGGCTGGGAGCGGAACAGCCGCTTCCTCGCCTCCGTGGACCTCACCGCACGCATGAGCGTGCTCGACCCTGAGACCCCGGTCGCAGCCATCGGCGCGGCCATGAGAGGAGCCGGACGTGGCTGA
- the nagZ gene encoding beta-N-acetylhexosaminidase, giving the protein MTALTVLMPGFEGTTLPEWLERRLREGLGGVCLFGTNVASRSQLRELTDAIHAANPHAIIAIDEEGGDVSRLYQAEGSPFPGNAVLGRLDDASLTERVAAQVGWELRAAGVDLTLAPDVDVNANPLNPVIGVRSFGADPELAGRHAAAWTRGVQGTGVAACAKHFPGHGDTAQDSHVALPTVSADAATVRARDLPPFSAAIEAGTETVMSSHILVPALDAADAATFSRPVLRGLLRDELGFDGVVVSDALDMKGASGRIGIPAAAVRALDGGCDLLCLGTRNTDEQVGQIAEAIDAAVASGALDAADLGAACARVERLGAALAGRRDGALPDGLAWGEVPGLSPRRLVDAFDVSAEASAAFTAAARVAWVRLEPAANIAVGESPWGPFAVGATPTATVGPEDDPAVAVSAVPDGSLVVVVGKDNHRHAFALAAIEAMRASHRTVVVDMGWPDASAGAADVCTFGASRVVGAALLELVGGR; this is encoded by the coding sequence ATGACGGCTCTCACCGTGCTCATGCCGGGCTTCGAGGGCACCACGCTGCCCGAGTGGCTCGAGCGGCGCCTCCGTGAAGGTCTGGGAGGCGTGTGCCTGTTCGGCACCAACGTCGCCTCCCGCTCCCAGCTGCGCGAGCTCACCGACGCGATCCACGCGGCGAACCCTCACGCGATCATCGCGATCGACGAGGAAGGCGGCGACGTCTCGCGTCTCTACCAGGCGGAGGGCTCGCCGTTCCCTGGGAACGCTGTGCTCGGTCGCCTGGACGACGCGTCGCTCACGGAGCGCGTGGCGGCCCAGGTGGGCTGGGAGCTGCGCGCGGCGGGGGTGGACCTCACGCTCGCGCCGGACGTGGACGTCAACGCGAACCCGCTCAACCCGGTGATCGGGGTCCGCAGCTTCGGGGCGGACCCGGAGCTGGCGGGCAGGCACGCGGCGGCGTGGACGCGGGGCGTGCAGGGCACCGGCGTGGCCGCGTGCGCCAAGCACTTCCCGGGGCATGGCGACACGGCGCAGGACTCGCATGTGGCGCTGCCGACGGTCTCCGCCGACGCGGCGACCGTGCGGGCGCGCGACCTGCCTCCGTTCAGCGCCGCGATCGAGGCCGGCACGGAGACGGTGATGTCGTCGCACATCCTGGTGCCTGCGCTGGATGCCGCCGATGCTGCGACGTTCTCGCGTCCGGTGCTGAGGGGTCTGCTGCGTGACGAGCTCGGCTTCGACGGGGTGGTCGTGTCCGACGCGCTCGACATGAAGGGCGCGAGCGGGCGGATCGGCATCCCTGCGGCGGCCGTCCGCGCGCTCGACGGCGGCTGCGACCTGCTCTGCCTCGGCACCCGCAACACCGACGAGCAGGTCGGGCAGATCGCCGAGGCGATCGACGCGGCCGTCGCCTCAGGCGCACTCGACGCGGCGGATCTCGGGGCCGCGTGCGCGCGCGTGGAGCGGCTGGGCGCCGCGCTCGCGGGTCGACGCGACGGCGCGCTCCCTGACGGTCTCGCCTGGGGCGAGGTGCCCGGGCTCAGCCCGCGCAGACTCGTCGACGCCTTCGACGTCTCTGCCGAGGCGTCCGCCGCGTTCACGGCTGCGGCCCGTGTCGCGTGGGTGCGCCTCGAGCCCGCCGCGAACATCGCCGTGGGCGAGAGCCCGTGGGGCCCGTTCGCCGTCGGTGCGACGCCGACGGCCACCGTCGGCCCGGAGGACGACCCAGCCGTGGCGGTCTCAGCGGTGCCCGATGGCTCGCTCGTCGTGGTCGTGGGCAAGGACAACCATCGTCACGCCTTCGCGCTCGCAGCGATCGAGGCCATGCGCGCCTCGCATCGCACCGTGGTCGTGGACATGGGGTGGCCCGATGCGTCCGCCGGAGCGGCCGACGTCTGCACGTTCGGTGCGTCCAGGGTGGTCGGCGCTGCGCTGCTCGAGCTGGTGGGGGGTCGCTGA
- a CDS encoding carbohydrate ABC transporter permease: MTRTRPLTRYLGAALALVLALLWVFPVYWMINSSFQSAVTISSLTPTFLPFGGSWTNFKAVLGADDFVAALGMSLVVTGVALVISLIVAFLGALAISRFRFRGRKALVLAIILVQMLPAEAMFIAQYKMISGLGLLNTIAGVSIIYVAMVVPFTMWMLRGFVAGVPADLEEAGMMDGLSRFGAFMRITFPLLAPGLVASGVFAFLQVWNEFALASILLTSDSSQTLPLWLRNFAQPSSLGMIEWGQVMAGSTLVAIPVIVFFVIVQGRMTQGLVGGAVKG, encoded by the coding sequence GTGACACGCACCCGACCCCTGACCCGCTACCTGGGCGCAGCGCTCGCGCTCGTGCTCGCACTGCTGTGGGTGTTCCCCGTGTACTGGATGATCAACAGCTCGTTCCAGTCGGCCGTCACGATCTCCAGCCTGACTCCCACGTTCCTTCCGTTCGGCGGCTCGTGGACCAACTTCAAGGCGGTCCTCGGCGCTGACGACTTCGTCGCCGCGCTCGGCATGTCGCTGGTGGTGACGGGTGTGGCGCTGGTCATCAGCCTCATCGTCGCGTTCCTGGGCGCGCTGGCGATCTCCCGGTTCCGCTTCCGCGGCCGCAAGGCCCTGGTGCTCGCGATCATCCTGGTGCAGATGCTTCCTGCCGAGGCGATGTTCATCGCGCAGTACAAGATGATCTCCGGCCTGGGCCTGCTCAACACGATCGCGGGCGTCTCCATCATCTACGTGGCGATGGTGGTGCCGTTCACCATGTGGATGCTGCGCGGCTTCGTGGCCGGGGTGCCCGCGGACCTCGAGGAGGCCGGCATGATGGACGGCCTCAGCCGCTTCGGAGCCTTCATGCGGATCACGTTCCCGCTGCTCGCTCCCGGTCTGGTGGCGTCGGGCGTCTTCGCGTTCCTCCAGGTGTGGAACGAGTTCGCGCTCGCCTCGATCCTGCTCACCTCCGACTCGAGCCAGACCCTGCCGCTGTGGCTGCGGAACTTCGCGCAGCCGTCCAGCCTGGGCATGATCGAGTGGGGTCAGGTCATGGCCGGCTCCACGCTCGTCGCGATCCCCGTGATCGTCTTCTTCGTGATCGTGCAGGGGCGCATGACGCAGGGCCTGGTGGGCGGAGCGGTCAAGGGATGA
- a CDS encoding ROK family transcriptional regulator, translated as MTTADITPSGEPTSGPATVSGVRTARQVADGSAAGTRRSASVAATRTARRTALASTVRPGHRVRPEHARRHNRALVLQALYRAEGLSRADLAREVGLTRVTISDLVADLIAEDLVVELGIRADSRPGKPATLLDINRAGFAVLALDLSKDAVFRGIVTDLDGTVLHREELDVAGLTGDAALEATATVLDRLVEAAQARVLGVGVGSPGIVSVDGTVLRAPNLGWYDVPLQTLLADRTGLPVLVANDANTAALAERTFGGADEDMMLIRIGRGVGAGLVLGGALVQGSSSAAGEIGHVVVGTDGGERCACGKDGCLETWLAIPRLTERLDAAPDAAAREALLVEAGERLGIAVAPVVGALDLGEVVLSGPLDVLDGPLLDSAVQTLRNRTMASVHGHLSVRMTGLGRDIVVLGAAVMVLTDQLGVS; from the coding sequence ATGACCACGGCGGACATCACCCCCTCGGGGGAACCCACGAGCGGCCCAGCGACCGTCTCGGGCGTGCGCACGGCCCGCCAGGTCGCCGACGGCTCCGCCGCCGGCACCAGGCGGTCCGCATCGGTCGCCGCCACCCGGACCGCCCGTCGCACCGCGCTCGCCTCCACCGTCCGCCCGGGCCACCGGGTGCGCCCGGAGCACGCGCGTCGGCACAACCGCGCCCTCGTGCTCCAAGCGCTGTACCGGGCGGAGGGGCTGAGCCGTGCGGACCTGGCCCGTGAGGTGGGCCTCACCCGCGTCACGATCTCCGATCTGGTCGCGGACCTGATCGCCGAGGACCTCGTCGTCGAGCTCGGGATCCGCGCCGACTCCCGCCCCGGCAAGCCCGCCACGCTGCTCGACATCAACCGCGCCGGGTTCGCGGTGCTCGCGCTCGACCTCTCCAAGGACGCCGTGTTCCGCGGCATCGTCACCGACCTGGACGGCACCGTGCTCCACCGCGAGGAGCTCGACGTCGCGGGCCTCACGGGAGACGCCGCGCTCGAGGCGACCGCCACCGTGCTCGACCGGCTCGTCGAGGCGGCGCAGGCTCGCGTGCTCGGGGTGGGCGTCGGCTCTCCCGGCATCGTCTCCGTCGACGGCACAGTGCTGCGCGCACCGAACCTCGGCTGGTACGACGTGCCGCTTCAGACGCTGCTCGCCGATCGCACCGGTCTGCCCGTGCTGGTCGCGAACGACGCGAACACCGCGGCGCTCGCAGAACGGACCTTCGGTGGGGCAGACGAGGACATGATGCTGATCCGCATCGGCCGCGGTGTCGGCGCGGGTCTCGTGCTCGGCGGGGCGCTGGTCCAAGGCTCCTCCTCGGCTGCAGGCGAGATCGGTCACGTCGTCGTCGGCACCGACGGTGGCGAGCGCTGCGCGTGCGGCAAGGACGGCTGCCTCGAGACGTGGCTCGCGATCCCGCGCCTCACCGAGAGGCTCGACGCCGCTCCCGACGCCGCCGCACGCGAGGCGCTCCTCGTGGAGGCCGGCGAGCGGCTCGGCATCGCCGTCGCGCCCGTCGTCGGCGCGCTCGACTTGGGGGAGGTCGTCCTGAGCGGCCCCCTCGATGTGCTGGACGGACCGCTGCTGGACAGCGCCGTGCAGACGCTCCGCAACCGGACGATGGCCAGTGTCCACGGCCACCTGTCGGTGCGGATGACCGGGCTGGGGCGCGACATCGTCGTCCTCGGCGCGGCCGTCATGGTCCTCACGGACCAGCTGGGGGTCTCATGA
- a CDS encoding malate dehydrogenase translates to MSTVPINVTVTGAAGQIGYALLFRIASGQMLGPDVRVRLKMLEIPQGVKAAEGTAMELEDCAFPLLAGIDIYDDATQAFDGVNVGLLVGARPRGAGMERGDLLAANGGIFGPQGEAINAGAADDVRILVVGNPANTNALIASAHAPDVPADRFNAMMRLDHNRALAQLALRTGAPVSEISRVTIWGNHSAKQHPDITHALVGGRPAAEVVGDDAWVKGEFVPTVAKRGAAIIDARGASSAASAANAAISHVHDWVLGTPKDDWTSVAMPSDGSYDVPEGLVSSFPASSEGGRWEIVQGLELDDYTRAGIDASVAELVEERDAVKELGLLPAVTI, encoded by the coding sequence GTGAGCACCGTCCCCATCAACGTCACCGTCACCGGCGCCGCCGGTCAGATCGGATATGCGCTGCTGTTCCGCATCGCGTCCGGGCAGATGCTCGGGCCCGACGTGCGGGTCAGGCTGAAGATGCTCGAGATCCCGCAGGGAGTCAAGGCAGCCGAGGGCACCGCCATGGAGCTCGAGGACTGCGCGTTCCCGTTGCTGGCGGGCATCGACATCTACGACGACGCGACGCAGGCGTTCGACGGCGTGAACGTCGGCCTGCTCGTCGGTGCACGCCCGCGAGGCGCCGGCATGGAGCGCGGCGACCTGCTGGCGGCGAACGGTGGCATCTTCGGCCCTCAGGGCGAGGCGATCAACGCGGGGGCGGCGGACGACGTGCGCATCCTCGTGGTCGGCAACCCGGCGAACACGAACGCGCTGATCGCGTCGGCACACGCGCCCGACGTGCCTGCGGACCGCTTCAACGCGATGATGCGCCTGGACCACAACCGGGCCCTCGCGCAGCTCGCGCTGAGGACGGGCGCGCCGGTGAGCGAGATCTCGCGGGTCACCATCTGGGGCAACCACTCCGCGAAGCAGCACCCGGACATCACGCACGCTCTGGTGGGTGGGCGTCCGGCGGCCGAGGTCGTGGGGGACGATGCCTGGGTGAAGGGCGAGTTCGTTCCCACGGTGGCGAAGCGGGGCGCGGCGATCATCGACGCCCGCGGTGCGTCGTCGGCGGCCTCTGCGGCGAACGCGGCGATCTCGCACGTTCACGACTGGGTGCTGGGCACTCCGAAGGACGACTGGACCTCGGTGGCCATGCCGTCGGACGGGTCGTACGACGTGCCCGAGGGCCTCGTGTCCTCGTTCCCCGCCTCCTCGGAGGGCGGCCGCTGGGAGATCGTTCAGGGCCTGGAGCTCGACGACTACACGCGTGCCGGCATCGACGCGTCGGTGGCGGAGCTCGTCGAGGAGCGGGACGCGGTGAAGGAGCTGGGCCTGCTTCCGGCGGTCACGATCTGA
- a CDS encoding extracellular solute-binding protein, translating to MKKTTLSAAAFVAAGALALAGCSSSGDADASASTSATGAAQAEDITLWLAGTDTPDTLIDYLKTTYNEENGGTLTVEQIGWSDLISSLTTALPDSANTPDVAEIGNTQAATFTNVGAFMDLTDMYDELGGDSLLQGFVEAGSVGDKVYALPYYFGSRMVFYRKDLYAAAGVSVPTTLEEYTQVNAAMKAAGVGGSYTAGQDWRSGISWIFANGGDIATYDGSTWTATLESPEAVKGMEMWQELFQTSSVASSTDNDSTAYQAINDGFLSGTPAASTLAPNWAYWSLGDLSQNDAGDTVATWNDDKFGAYALPGVDGGIAPVFAGGSNIGISATTTHPEGAKTLMRIIFSEAYQTMLAENGLGPANLDYADQYASVAAMGDIALEAAQSAKLTPAAPGWAAVEEASLMEQYFQAVAEGGDVASLAAEYDTKIDALING from the coding sequence ATGAAGAAGACCACGCTCTCCGCGGCCGCGTTCGTGGCCGCCGGGGCCCTGGCCCTCGCGGGATGCTCGTCCTCCGGCGACGCGGACGCCTCGGCGTCGACGTCGGCCACTGGAGCCGCCCAGGCTGAGGACATCACGCTGTGGCTGGCGGGGACCGACACCCCCGACACTCTGATCGACTACCTCAAGACCACCTACAACGAGGAGAACGGCGGCACGCTCACCGTCGAGCAGATCGGCTGGAGCGACCTGATCTCGTCGCTCACCACCGCGCTGCCAGACTCCGCGAACACCCCTGACGTCGCGGAGATCGGCAACACGCAGGCCGCCACGTTCACCAACGTCGGCGCGTTCATGGACCTCACCGACATGTACGACGAGCTGGGCGGCGACTCGCTGCTCCAGGGCTTCGTCGAGGCGGGCTCCGTGGGCGACAAGGTCTACGCCCTGCCGTACTACTTCGGTTCGCGCATGGTCTTCTACCGCAAGGACCTGTACGCCGCAGCGGGCGTGTCCGTGCCCACCACCCTCGAGGAGTACACGCAGGTCAACGCCGCGATGAAGGCGGCCGGCGTCGGCGGCTCCTACACCGCGGGCCAGGACTGGCGCTCGGGCATCTCGTGGATCTTCGCCAACGGCGGCGACATCGCCACCTACGACGGCTCCACCTGGACCGCCACCCTCGAGTCGCCGGAGGCCGTCAAGGGCATGGAGATGTGGCAGGAGCTCTTCCAGACCTCCTCCGTCGCCTCGTCGACGGACAACGACTCGACCGCCTACCAGGCCATCAACGACGGCTTCCTGTCGGGCACCCCGGCCGCGTCCACCCTCGCACCGAACTGGGCCTACTGGTCGCTCGGCGACCTGAGCCAGAACGACGCCGGTGACACCGTCGCCACCTGGAACGACGACAAGTTCGGCGCGTACGCGCTGCCCGGCGTCGACGGCGGCATCGCCCCGGTGTTCGCCGGTGGCTCCAACATCGGCATCTCCGCCACGACCACCCACCCCGAGGGTGCGAAGACCCTGATGCGCATCATCTTCTCCGAGGCGTACCAGACGATGCTCGCGGAGAACGGGCTCGGCCCGGCCAACCTCGACTACGCGGACCAGTACGCGTCGGTGGCCGCGATGGGTGACATCGCTCTCGAGGCCGCGCAGAGCGCCAAGCTCACCCCGGCCGCGCCGGGCTGGGCCGCCGTCGAGGAGGCGTCGCTCATGGAGCAGTACTTCCAGGCAGTCGCCGAGGGCGGCGACGTCGCCTCGCTCGCCGCCGAGTACGACACGAAGATCGACGCCCTGATCAACGGCTAG
- a CDS encoding N-acetylglucosamine-6-phosphate deacetylase, giving the protein MQLVDIHSHGGGGHAFGDTVDGTLAALAAHRATGTTLMVASLVTEPPAAMAAKIGVVREAMALEPALLGIHLEGPFLAPSRKGAHPPHALIHPTPDAVSRLLDAADGTIRQITIAPELPGALEAIERFAEAGVVVAVGHTECTAAQARAAFDAGARLVTHAFNAMPPIAGRAPGPLGAALADDRAFIEVIADGFHVAPESLALLFRAAPGRVVLMTDAMAAAASTEGTYMLGELEVTVAGGRAVLTGTDTLAGSTLVLSRALDVCAAAGVARDEALEAATITPLKALQACGWRAPA; this is encoded by the coding sequence ATGCAGCTGGTCGACATCCACAGCCACGGCGGGGGCGGGCACGCCTTCGGTGACACGGTCGACGGCACGTTGGCCGCCCTGGCCGCGCACCGGGCCACGGGGACGACGTTGATGGTCGCGTCGCTCGTGACGGAGCCGCCGGCCGCGATGGCCGCGAAGATCGGGGTGGTCCGTGAGGCGATGGCGCTCGAGCCCGCTCTGCTCGGCATTCACCTGGAGGGGCCGTTCCTGGCGCCCTCCCGCAAGGGCGCGCATCCTCCCCACGCGCTGATCCACCCGACGCCGGACGCCGTGTCCCGTCTGCTCGACGCGGCCGACGGCACGATCCGTCAGATCACGATCGCGCCTGAGCTGCCCGGCGCGCTGGAGGCGATCGAGCGCTTCGCGGAGGCAGGCGTGGTGGTCGCGGTGGGGCACACGGAGTGCACGGCGGCGCAGGCGCGTGCGGCGTTCGATGCCGGTGCACGCCTGGTCACGCACGCGTTCAATGCGATGCCGCCGATCGCGGGACGTGCTCCAGGTCCGCTCGGTGCCGCGCTCGCCGACGACCGTGCGTTCATCGAGGTGATCGCGGACGGGTTCCACGTCGCGCCCGAATCGCTGGCGCTCCTGTTCCGCGCCGCTCCGGGTCGGGTGGTGCTGATGACCGATGCGATGGCTGCCGCGGCTTCGACCGAAGGCACCTACATGCTCGGGGAACTCGAGGTGACCGTCGCCGGTGGCAGGGCGGTGCTCACGGGCACCGACACGTTGGCCGGCTCGACCCTCGTGCTGTCACGCGCGCTCGACGTCTGCGCGGCGGCGGGCGTCGCCCGCGATGAGGCCCTCGAGGCGGCGACGATCACGCCTCTGAAGGCTCTGCAGGCCTGCGGCTGGAGAGCCCCGGCCTGA
- a CDS encoding carbohydrate ABC transporter permease, whose translation MTTPAPVADPAGAAPGLEAPAPQPASRRPRRAKVLPYLLGLPAVLVLLAGMAYPLSWQVWNSFREYGLAQQFGQDPTFIGLQNYITLLSDSGFWTVLVRSVVFMAVTAVVTMVVGIALAILMKSIPGWSRIALQVALLLAWAMPIVAQMTVWNWLIDDRNGVLNYVLSLIPGVDMVGHNWLVEPLSFFAVASLIITWASVPFVALSVYAGLTQVSEEVVEAAQLDGAGGLQMLRRIILPILRPVLVILLLLQMIWDLRVYAQISLLQGFGARGERYDLLGTYIYGLGVGQGHFGVAAAAAMIVMIFTIALSWFYVRELLKEDQQ comes from the coding sequence ATGACCACTCCCGCGCCCGTGGCGGATCCCGCAGGCGCCGCACCCGGCCTCGAGGCCCCGGCGCCGCAGCCCGCGAGCCGCCGGCCCCGCCGCGCGAAGGTGCTCCCCTATCTTCTCGGCCTCCCCGCCGTGCTCGTGCTGCTCGCAGGTATGGCCTACCCGCTGTCCTGGCAGGTGTGGAACTCGTTCCGCGAGTACGGGCTCGCCCAGCAGTTCGGCCAGGACCCCACGTTCATCGGCCTGCAGAACTACATCACGCTGCTCAGCGACTCGGGATTCTGGACCGTGCTGGTCCGTTCCGTGGTCTTCATGGCCGTCACCGCCGTCGTCACCATGGTCGTCGGCATCGCCCTCGCCATCCTCATGAAGTCCATCCCCGGATGGTCGCGCATCGCCCTGCAGGTCGCGCTGCTGCTCGCATGGGCCATGCCGATCGTCGCGCAGATGACCGTCTGGAACTGGCTGATCGACGACCGCAACGGCGTCCTCAACTACGTGCTGTCGCTCATCCCCGGCGTCGACATGGTCGGCCACAACTGGCTCGTCGAGCCCCTCAGCTTCTTCGCCGTCGCGTCGCTCATCATCACGTGGGCGTCCGTGCCGTTCGTGGCGCTGTCCGTGTACGCAGGTCTCACCCAGGTCTCCGAGGAGGTCGTCGAGGCGGCCCAGCTCGACGGCGCGGGCGGCCTCCAGATGCTCCGGCGCATCATCCTCCCGATCCTGCGACCCGTGCTCGTGATCCTCCTGCTGCTGCAGATGATCTGGGACCTGCGCGTCTACGCGCAGATCTCCCTCCTTCAGGGCTTCGGCGCGAGGGGTGAGCGGTACGACCTGCTCGGCACGTACATCTACGGCCTCGGCGTCGGCCAAGGCCACTTCGGCGTGGCGGCCGCCGCGGCCATGATCGTCATGATCTTCACCATCGCGCTCAGCTGGTTCTACGTGCGCGAGCTCCTCAAGGAGGACCAGCAGTGA